In bacterium, the following proteins share a genomic window:
- the coaBC gene encoding bifunctional phosphopantothenoylcysteine decarboxylase/phosphopantothenate--cysteine ligase CoaBC has translation MLTGKTIIFGVTGSIAAYKAAEIVRRLKDLNANVKVVMTVNAAKFIGETTLRTLSNNPVHISMFPPSGGLEDPLTHIAISDSADLFLVAPATANIIGKVASGIADDLLSTTLLSAGNKPVLMAPAMNERMYKSHIYSHNEKKLQIAGVKFINPDYGKLACGKEGEGRLASVDSIIQHVVDVLIERDLFDTYDLKEKRVLVTAGGTREYIDPVRFIGNPATGKMGFALAHTARVRGANVTLISGKTLLAPPESVKYISVETADQMGKAVLDSFEQADILVMAAAVGDFKPQKTEKNKIKRKGMLKIDLEPTDDILEKLGKIKNGRIIVGFAAETNNLIKNARTKLKKKNLDLIVVNDVTQPDAGFESETNIVKIIDRSNNVEELPKWTKEEVAHRIWDRIVELINKNKGA, from the coding sequence ATGCTAACAGGAAAAACAATAATTTTTGGTGTTACGGGCAGCATTGCAGCATACAAAGCAGCGGAAATAGTAAGAAGATTAAAGGACTTGAATGCAAATGTCAAGGTTGTCATGACGGTAAATGCTGCTAAATTCATTGGAGAGACAACATTACGGACACTCTCCAATAATCCTGTACATATTAGCATGTTCCCTCCCTCAGGCGGGCTTGAAGACCCACTAACTCATATAGCTATAAGTGATAGTGCTGACTTGTTCCTTGTAGCACCGGCAACTGCCAATATTATAGGAAAAGTAGCAAGTGGTATTGCAGATGACCTTCTCTCTACAACATTACTGTCTGCTGGGAATAAACCCGTTTTGATGGCTCCTGCTATGAATGAGAGGATGTATAAAAGTCATATATACTCTCATAATGAGAAAAAGCTGCAGATAGCTGGTGTCAAATTTATTAATCCTGATTACGGAAAGTTGGCATGTGGAAAAGAAGGAGAGGGGAGACTGGCATCAGTGGACTCAATTATTCAGCATGTTGTTGACGTCTTAATTGAAAGGGATCTTTTTGATACATATGACCTGAAAGAGAAAAGAGTTCTTGTAACAGCAGGTGGCACAAGAGAGTATATAGACCCTGTAAGATTTATTGGAAATCCAGCTACAGGGAAAATGGGATTTGCCTTAGCACATACTGCACGAGTAAGAGGGGCAAATGTAACATTAATAAGTGGAAAAACACTTTTAGCTCCTCCTGAGAGTGTAAAATACATCTCAGTGGAAACTGCAGATCAAATGGGCAAAGCTGTCCTGGATAGTTTTGAACAAGCTGATATTTTAGTAATGGCTGCTGCTGTTGGTGATTTTAAACCCCAAAAAACAGAAAAAAACAAAATAAAAAGAAAAGGTATGTTAAAAATAGATTTGGAGCCTACGGATGATATATTAGAAAAACTGGGAAAAATAAAAAATGGTAGAATTATTGTCGGCTTTGCAGCAGAAACCAATAATCTTATAAAAAACGCCAGGACAAAATTAAAGAAAAAAAACCTGGATTTAATAGTGGTTAATGATGTAACCCAGCCTGACGCAGGCTTTGAAAGCGAGACTAATATTGTAAAAATAATCGATAGAAGCAATAATGTAGAAGAATTACCAAAGTGGACTAAAGAAGAAGTAGCCCATAGAATCTGGGATAGAATTGTGGAACTCATTAATAAAAATAAAGGAGCATAA
- a CDS encoding NGG1p interacting factor NIF3 produces MNLKELYRKAITIGIENDPRGKQTVLLELKQNKNKYEELKKKEKEFFDKESLRNPYSDSRILNGSGDETIKTVLVGIDIEVGELILADILRNRGKQIDAVIAHHPEGLPYAMLYNVMKMQANILSLHGVPINVAESLMEHRVKEVQRRLMPINHTRAVDAARLIGLPFMNLHTPADNMVATYLQRLFDKEEPCTMNEVVSMLLEIEEYKQAAMNGAGPNILIGSKERSAGKIFIDMTGGTEGSKDIFKMLLASDINTIVCMHLSEDHRKEAEKNHLNVIIAGHIASDNLGLNLMFDRLLLDPKINVIECSGFRRVKRK; encoded by the coding sequence ATGAACCTGAAAGAACTCTATAGAAAAGCAATTACGATTGGGATTGAAAATGATCCAAGAGGCAAACAAACTGTTTTGCTTGAACTCAAGCAAAACAAGAATAAATATGAGGAATTAAAGAAAAAAGAGAAAGAATTTTTTGATAAAGAATCTCTTAGAAATCCATACTCTGACTCAAGAATATTAAATGGCAGCGGTGATGAGACGATTAAAACTGTGCTTGTCGGTATAGATATTGAAGTTGGCGAGCTAATTCTGGCAGATATCCTAAGAAATAGAGGCAAACAGATAGATGCAGTTATAGCTCATCATCCTGAAGGATTGCCATATGCGATGCTGTATAATGTGATGAAGATGCAGGCAAACATTCTCAGCTTGCACGGTGTACCAATTAACGTAGCAGAAAGCCTGATGGAACATAGGGTTAAGGAAGTTCAGAGAAGACTTATGCCGATAAATCATACAAGGGCAGTTGACGCAGCCAGATTAATCGGACTGCCTTTTATGAACCTTCATACACCTGCCGATAATATGGTGGCGACATACTTGCAGAGGCTTTTTGATAAAGAAGAACCTTGTACAATGAACGAAGTTGTAAGCATGCTGTTGGAAATAGAGGAGTATAAGCAAGCTGCGATGAATGGTGCAGGTCCTAATATTCTTATTGGATCAAAAGAGAGAAGCGCTGGCAAAATATTTATAGATATGACAGGCGGAACGGAAGGCTCAAAGGATATATTCAAAATGCTTCTTGCTAGTGATATAAACACAATTGTGTGTATGCATTTAAGTGAGGATCATAGAAAAGAGGCTGAAAAGAATCACTTGAACGTCATAATCGCAGGGCATATAGCAAGTGATAATCTAGGTTTAAATCTCATGTTTGATCGTTTGCTACTAGATCCGAAGATTAATGTGATTGAATGCTCTGGATTCAGGCGGGTTAAGAGAAAGTAA
- a CDS encoding DNA-directed RNA polymerase subunit omega translates to MAAKRSRQLNAGSPKLVDIKDTPVNIALEEIRTGMIGWETVKSEKTEPEVMEKGKEKKGKKKK, encoded by the coding sequence ATGGCTGCAAAGAGATCAAGACAGCTTAATGCAGGATCGCCGAAACTTGTAGATATTAAAGATACGCCAGTAAATATTGCCCTAGAGGAAATTAGAACAGGAATGATAGGTTGGGAGACTGTAAAGAGTGAAAAGACAGAGCCTGAAGTAATGGAGAAGGGTAAAGAGAAAAAAGGAAAAAAGAAGAAGTAA